The Sphingopyxis sp. YR583 DNA segment ACGTCCTGCGGCTTCGACGACCCGCGATAGCCGCGCTGATCGGGCGCGATGCAGCGAAAGTGTTCGGAAAAATGCGGAAGTTGATAGCGCCAGGTGCGGTGCGATTCGGGAAAGCCATGAAGAAAGATCAGCACCGGGGCGTCGCGCGGGCCCATGTCGACGACATCGAGTTCGACGCCAGTCGAAAGTTTCACTCGCTGCTGCTCGAAATCGCCGATCATCCATTCCGCTCCTTTGGTTTCTTTTCAAAACCAATCTGGCGGCGATCGTTGCGGCTGGCAAGCGGCAACAAATGGCAGGTCCTATTCGGCCGGCGTCATGTTCGTTTCGTCCTGCGGCAATGTCTTGAAGATCGGCCATTCGCGCATGTCGCCGCCGCTGCGGCAGCGTCGCGACGACAACTCCCTCTCGCCGCGAAGAACGGTCAGCCCGCCATAGAAGCTCTCGCCCGTACTGCTTTCCTCTGTCGTTCCCAAGCTCGGCGCCGCCCAATGCGCGTAGACGACATAATTATATTCGCCGCTGACGAAGCGCAGCGTCTGGTCCTCGGCGCGGGCATAGAGCGTGCGGTGATAGAAGACACGGTTGCTTGGCCCATCGGCGACGATCCGCAGTTCGGTCTTGGCGTTTGTGCCATAGCGATAGACGATCGCGTCGCCTTGTTGCGTGATGGTCAGTTGCTTCGCGCCGAAACTGCAGTGGAAGATCGGTTCGGGATTCGCAGCGAGTGCCAGCGCGAAGAAAAGACTCACGGATAGCTCACCGTCTTAGGCACTTCAGGGATCGGGATAAATTCTTCGCTGTCGCCGGGGACGAGCGGGAATCTGCGTTCCTTCCACTCCTGCTTCGCCTCGTTGATCCGGTCGCGCGACGAACTCACGAAATTCCACCAGACATGGCGCGGCGTTTTGAATGCCTCGCCGCCGAGCAACATCACGCGCGCGTCGGTCTCGGCGCGCAGGGTCATCGCCTGCCCCGGTTGGAGAATATAGAGGCTCGATCTCTCAAGCCGCTCGCCGTCGAGGCTCGCATCGCCCAATGCCACAAGGATCGCGCGTTCGTCGGCCTCGGCGTCGATCGGCAGGCTCGCACCCGCGTTCATCAATATGTCGGCATAGATGGTCGCGGCGTGCTGCGTCGTCGGCGCGGTCACGCCCCACAGGCTGCCCATGATCACGCGCGCCGACACGCTGCCATCCTCGACGAGCGGCAATTTATCGGCGGGCACATGTTCGAAAGCCGGATCGATCTCTTCCTTGCCATCCGGCAGCGCGAGCCAGGTCTGCATGCCCGAAATCGGCGATCCGGTGGCGCGCTCGACCTGCGGCGTGCGCTCCGAATGGACGATGCCGCGCCCCGCGGTCATCAGGTTGCAGGCGCCCGGACGGATTGTCGCATAATTGCTCAGGCTGTCGCGGTGGTCGATCGCCCCCTCGAACAAATAGGTCAAGGTCGACAGGTTGATATGCGGGTGTGGACGCACGTCCATCCCCTGTCCGATGTCGAAATGCGCCGGCCCGAACTGGTCGACGAAAATAAAGGGGCCGACCATCGTCCGCGCCTTGTTCGGCAGCGTGCGCCGCACATCGAACGCGCCGATATCGTGGGTCGAAGGGGTGATGACGGTGAACATCAGTCGAGCCTTTCCAGCGTCTTTCGGGTTTTCTCTGTTTCGACATTGCCCGTGTTCAACGTCGAATTCGGTTCGAGAAGCAGCACATGGCATTCGCCGTCCAGCGCCTCGGGGCAATGTTCGACGCCGTGGGGGACGATGATGAACTCGCCGGGCTCGACGATCACGTCGCGGTCTCTAAACGCCATCCTCATCCGGCCGGCGACGACGAGGAAAAGTTCGTCCTCTTGCGTGTGATGGTGCCAGTCGAACTTGCCGTCGAGTTTGACCAGCTTGACCTGAAAATCATTGATGTCGCCTGCGACGCGCGGATTCCACGCATCGGGAATTTTAGCGAAGGCCTCCATAAGGTTGACCTTATCCGGCATCGTCATTCTCCCGGCGCGACCGCCTTGATCGCAAGTG contains these protein-coding regions:
- a CDS encoding pirin family protein, whose product is MFTVITPSTHDIGAFDVRRTLPNKARTMVGPFIFVDQFGPAHFDIGQGMDVRPHPHINLSTLTYLFEGAIDHRDSLSNYATIRPGACNLMTAGRGIVHSERTPQVERATGSPISGMQTWLALPDGKEEIDPAFEHVPADKLPLVEDGSVSARVIMGSLWGVTAPTTQHAATIYADILMNAGASLPIDAEADERAILVALGDASLDGERLERSSLYILQPGQAMTLRAETDARVMLLGGEAFKTPRHVWWNFVSSSRDRINEAKQEWKERRFPLVPGDSEEFIPIPEVPKTVSYP
- a CDS encoding cupin domain-containing protein; this translates as MPDKVNLMEAFAKIPDAWNPRVAGDINDFQVKLVKLDGKFDWHHHTQEDELFLVVAGRMRMAFRDRDVIVEPGEFIIVPHGVEHCPEALDGECHVLLLEPNSTLNTGNVETEKTRKTLERLD